The genomic segment AACATAATCTGCTCCGGCAGCTCTAGCTTCATCAGCTTTATCATCAGCTGCAAAAACTAATACTCTTACATTTTTACCAGTACCATGTGGTAAGGCAACTACACCCCTTACAATTTGATCCGCATGTCTTGGGTCAACACCAAGATTAACCGCCACCTCAATAGTTTCATTAAATTTTGCTGTAGCATTTTGCTTACAAAATTTAACTGCATCTTCGAAAGCAAGGTTAGATCTATTAGGTACAGACTCAATTAGCTTCCTTATTCTTTTTGATTTCTTCATAAGAATTCCTCTGTTTCAGATTTAACCTTCTACCTCAACACCCATACTTCTGCAGGTACCGGCGATAATGTTTACAGCAGCATCAAGATCATTAGCATTAAGATCTTCCATCTTTTTAGTAGCGATCTCTTCAAGCTGAGCTCTTGTTATCTTACCGACCTTATCCATATTCGGCACTGACGAACCCTTCTGAAGTTTTATGGCTTTCTTAATCAGATCAGACGCAGGGGAAGTCTTCATGATAAAAGTAAAGGATTTGTCAGCATAAACGGTAATGACTACCGGTATGATATCTCCTTTTTTATCCTGCGTTCTAGCATTAAAGGTTTTACAGAACTCCATGATATTAACACCCTTTTGTCCAAGTGCCGGTCCAACTGGTGGAGCCGGAGTCGCTTGTCCAGCAGGCAATTGAAGTTTTATAAAACCTATTACTTTTTTCGCCATGTTTTCACCTTTCTTGTCTTTTGTGTCCTATGGCTCCTACGTTGAGTAGTAGTAGACTTTATTTATATTAATCCTGTTTCACCTGAAGGAAATCAAGATCCACAGGTGTACTTCTTCCAAAAATGGTAACCAAAACTTTCAATCTCTGCTTTTCTTGATTAACCTCACTTACAAGACCACTAAAGTCTGTAAATGGCCCATCAACAATTGTAACAGGATCTCCAATTTTGTAAAGAGCTTCAACTCTTTCTTTACCTTTAATCGCTTTAGCTCTCTTGAGCATACGATCTACTTCCTTTTTAGAAAGTTCCTGAGGCTTATTACCTGGTCCAACGAAGTTTAGAACTTTTGAGTTATTAATCAAAAAATGCTCAATGGTTTTATTGAGCTCACAATTAACAAAAAGATATCCAGGATAGAACAACTTAGTTTTCTTTACCTTTTTACCCTTCCTCATTTGTACAACTTCTTCTGTTGGAACAAATATCTCTTCTATTTCACCGTACCCGAGCCTCTCAGCTTCACTTTCTAGAAAGTCTTTAGTCTTGAGCTCTTCGCCGGTTAATACATGAAGTATATACCATTTTGCTGCCACTGTTTCTTCCTGTCTCTTTGTATTAGTTTATAAAAATAATCCCACCAGCCAATTCAAGAGCTGATCAGAACCGAATATGAACACAACTAGAACAAGTGTAGAACCAATAACCACTTTGGTTGACTCCCATACCGCAGTTTTATTAGGCCATATTACCTGCTTCATCTCTGCGATTACTTCTCGTAAGAATTTCATGAACACCCCTGTAAATAAACAAGCAGGCGATGAGGGATTCGAACCCCCGACACCTGGTTTTGGAGACCAGTGCTCTAACCGGACTGAGCTAAACGCCTGTTATTTAATCTATTTACCTTCCTTGTGAGGAGTATGTTTTGCACAGAATTTACAAAACTTTTTAAACTCAACCCTACCGGAATGCGTTTTTTTGTTTTTTGTGTAAGTATAATTCTTTCTCTTACATTCGGTGCAAGCTAGAATTACTAAGTCTCTCATCTGAACCCTCGCTTAATTTATGCTTACAGGCAGACTTGAACTGCCGACCTCTTCCTTACCAAGGAAGTGCTCTACCACCTGAGCTATGCAAGCGGTAATAGATAAAAAAAAAGCGAGAGACGAGGTTCGAACTCGCGACCCTCAGCTTGGAAGGCTGATGCTCTACCAACTGAGCTACTCTCGCTTTATTTTTTACATGGGCCAGGATGGATTCGAACCACCGTAGGCTACTGCCAGCAGATTTACAGTCTGCCACCTTTAACCACTCGGTCACTGACCCAATTTTATTAGTGCTGACAGAGGGACTTGAACCCCCGACCGGCTGATTACAAATCAGCTGCTCTACCAGCTGAGCTACGTCAGCAGCATTTTCAATGATCGTCAACAATCGAGAGCAAATTTAACCTTATTTTTTTGAACTGTCAAGCAAATTTCATAAAAAAAATACTTTTTTTTTTATTCTCTTTGTCTTTAATCTACCAAATAAAGTAATTTCCATAATTTATGACAATGCCCAGCTTCGTTATTTTTCTTTTTTTTTATTTTCGATACATTGTTTTATTAGTTTTAGCCTTAATAAACATATTTTATATTAAGTATTGATTGTAATACGACCTTCCACAAAAGCATTTTTTTTTCAAAATCTTTTGCTTTTTTTTGATATAAAGATTTCATTTGATTACGATTTTTCCACAAAAATACCGATTCTTAATTCATTTAATGATCATGAAGTAGAGTTTTTACAAAACAATATTTTAGAAAATTAAACTAAAATAACTTTGATTCGATTTTCGTTTTGTTCATACCATTTTAGCTTTAGGTCCGTTTTGAGAACTGGAATTAGAGAACCTATCGATGATAAACTCTATTCTTTTATGGTTATTATAGCCGCCCATAAGTATATTTTCAAACAGACTTTAATTCAAACTTATTCAATGTCTGTCTAAAAGCTAAAAATATCATTAAATAATAGCTATTGGGCTATTGCAAACAGGAAAATGACTTTTTCATCAATTCAATAAATATCTATTTGACGCCCAAACAAGATCTGATCAATAATAATTAGAAGTTCAAAATTATTGCACCACATGTTTGGTTCATAATATCAAAATTTTTGCAGATCTTTTTTCAGCGAAATACAACGAAATCACATATAAAAGACTACACCCTTTCTCATTTCATCACCTATATCAAACACATGCTAAGTAATATTTGATTTTAACACCAAATATCGCTATTTGATTCGACCTTTGCAATTTATTATAAGTTTAACAACGGTAGCTATCGCAAGTATATATATAAATATAGCTTTCAGGTATTAACATTTCTACAATTCACCAAAGTATTTTTTATATAACTTATCAGTAAAGCCATCATTCTTCATTTCTTTAATAACTTCTTGAAACTTATGTACTGGAGAATCTTTCTTTGGTATTATTGGCATGTTTTCTTCTGAAAGAGGTTTTGATTGATCATAATTAGGATTATTCTCAGATTCAAAAAGAGGAGATTTTGTTGAGAATCCTGCATAATAATAAGTTTTTTTTGGAAGTAAATTCTTATGAATTTTGAAATTTGTCAGATTTCCTTTTTTTAAATAATACAACAAGATGTCTTTTTCGTATACATAAAAATCCCCACGACCCAACTCTAAAAGTTTCAAAGCTCTTTCAACATTTAACTCAGGAACTTCGTTTTTTTTAACTCCAGAGATGTCGTATCCTTCAAAATAGTTCGCATTACCTAGAGATTCTAATTGCGTTAATCCCTTTATGTCGTTGATTGTATTTAAATCTTTAGCACTAGAAACAGTTATGGCTACATGCTGATTTTCGAACCATAAGTTTACCCAAACAGAATACTTTACCCTGTCGTTATCAAACGAATAGTATGGATAAAAGTCTATAGAGCCGTTTTCTAGTCCTTCATTAATTCTCATTTTAGAAGAACGAATAATCTCTAATTTATACCCCATTCTTTTTGCCACTTCCATGTAAAAATCTTTGTAAAACCCTTCATCACTAGGAGCTTTTTCGATAAAAGGTAGTTTTTCATTTGTCCTATAGCCCATCTTCAAGACTTTATTCTCTGCAGCAAAAAGAAATAGAGAACAAAACAAAACGAAAACTGCAAGCAATTTCATAACTTCTCCTTATTTTTTAATTATATATACATACTAAATATTTTTTTATCAATAAACAACAAAATAATTATATGTGTAAAATTCATCAAACAAAATGAGACGAGGAATGATTATTGTTATGTCTTAAATGGTTAAGATCTTTTCTGTAGATGGTTCCTGAATAATTTTAAAATACGTTTTGAATCAAAGTAAAAATAAGAGAAAGATTTGCATGAGTTTATCCTGTTTAATTTTCTATTATTTATTAACATTAAATAGTTTTCGGAATGGCATTATCTATTCAAGATATTAAAACAAAATTCAAAGTATTTTATTTTTATTTCCTGTTCTTCCTCACATAAATAAATCCACCCATAATAGCTGTCATTGGTGCTACAGTAACAAGACCAAAACTTCCAACAATCGTATGTAATATTTCTGCAGACACGTAATTTAAATTCAATATGCTTGTCATGGGTGTTCCTTGTGCCATGAAGACCATGAGTAAACCAGTAAACCCACCAGAGTAAGCTAGAAGTAGTGTAGTCGTCATAGTTCCAACAACCGCTCTACCTACTCTAAAGCCAGAAAAAATTAATTCTTTTCTAGAAATATTTGGGTTTTTCTCAAAAATCTCATGTTGAGAGGCTGAAATATCCATAGCGATATCCATTACAGCACCACTTGAAGCAAGGAAAATTCCAGCTAGAAAAATTTCAGTTAAATCAAGATGAGGAAATCCAGAATAAAGTAAAGTTTCTGAGAATGGTTTAATCGCTCCATGAATAACGAAGAGATCTCCAAATAGTATAGAAAGAATTGAAGTGATTATTATTCCTGCACATGAACCAAGAAATGCAGTATAACCTTTATTGTTTAAACCACCAACGAGAAAAATAATTATTGCAGTTAAAATCATTACTACTATCAGTGATAATATCACAGGGTCGTACCCTTTTAAAAAACCTGGCAGAAGTATTTTCCAGATAAATAAACCTGAAAAGATAAATGATAAAACAGCTTTTAAACCAGTGAACCCAGCGTAAATAATTAGAAATATTACAAAGATTGAAAACAGCCAAATCTCATAATTTATACGATAATGATCTATTGCTTCACAGGATATAATTTTATCTCCTGAAAAATTTATGCTAGCAAGAAGGTAATCACCTTCAATAAACATTTTATCTAGTTCCATTTTTCCATAAAGAAAATTCGTGCAAGATGATTCAAATCCTTTAAACTTACCATCTAAGATTCTTATTTCAAGATTTTGACAACCTGTGTTGATTATTCCATGTTTTTCAAGATCAGAGTTGTCAGTATTTAAAACAACTGCTTTTGCTCGATCATAATCATTATCTGTTTCTTTCTCAAACCCTGTTGGAATAACAACTAAATAGATCGTAAATAATAACAATAGTCCCGCAAAAATCATATCTCTGTATTTAACTGTTTTCATTGTATCCTCTAAAACGAAAGAAGAGCAATGGTAAAACTGCTCCTCTTTTTTTTACTTTATTTTAACAATTTTAGTTTTGTTCACTCATTACAGCAATAATATTTTTTGCAACATCAGTATTGTCATTATAGCCAAAGAAAAGCTCTTGTCCACAGCCCATCGCATAAGCTGGAATAGGTACTCCGGTATGAGAATAAGATGTCCAACCAATCCCAGCCTTTTGATTTAGAATTGTTGTTAATTTTATTGATAAAGGTTCGTACCCACCATATAATAGATATGTTTGATCGCTTTTTGGAGCTATCTTTTCACCTAACATTGAAGCAGCAAAAGCATCTTTAAGAATATTTATCTCATATTCATTTAAAGGAAGCTTATCAGTCCCTAAACTAAAATTGTTTTGAATTTGAATGTAAATCTCACTCCAAAATTTCTCAATTAGCTGATCTTTATTTAATTTAGCAATTCCATCAATATTTTTCATTGGCTGGATAACAGATTCGTCGAAAGCTAAATAAGACATTTTTTGGTTTTTTAGAACTTCAAAAGCAGAATCGTATTGTCTTCCTGAAAAACCAAGGGTCATTCCTCCAGTTTCATGATCACCAACAATAACTATTAAAGTTTCTTCTGGATGCTTGTTATAAAAATCAACAGCAACACCTACAGCATCATCAAATGCTAATACATCATGAATAGTTGCAGCAGCATCATTAGCGTGACAAGCCCAATCAATTTTCCCACCTTCAACCATTACAAAAAAGCCTTTTTCATTTCCAGAGAACATCTCAACAGCTTTGATTGTTAATTCTTTTAAAGAAATATCATCTTTAGGATTTTGATCCATGGCATATCTTGTAGCTTTATCCGCATCAAGTGTAGGAGAGATCGCAAAAACTTTTCCTGAATTTTGATTTAGACTTTTAAATTCATTTTTATCTCTAGTGATTTTATAGCCAGCTTTTTTAAGTTCTTCATAAACATCACCTTTTGAAGCTGATTTATCTTTTCCTCTGGGATAAACAACATCACCACCACCATAAAAATCAAAGTCTGCCTTTATCATATCAAGGCCGATCTCATAAAGCATTTTCCGTGTCGGTTGATGGGCATAAAAAGCGGCTGGAGTTGCATGATCTATTGAAACAGATGAAATAATACCAACTTTTTTACCTTCAGACTTAGCTATTTCGGCTATAGTTTTCAGAGGTTTTTCTCTTTTACCATCCATAGAAATAGTATTGATA from the Candidatus Delongbacteria bacterium genome contains:
- the secE gene encoding preprotein translocase subunit SecE, translated to MKFLREVIAEMKQVIWPNKTAVWESTKVVIGSTLVLVVFIFGSDQLLNWLVGLFL
- the rpmG gene encoding 50S ribosomal protein L33, with product MRDLVILACTECKRKNYTYTKNKKTHSGRVEFKKFCKFCAKHTPHKEGK
- a CDS encoding YibE/F family protein, producing the protein MKTVKYRDMIFAGLLLLFTIYLVVIPTGFEKETDNDYDRAKAVVLNTDNSDLEKHGIINTGCQNLEIRILDGKFKGFESSCTNFLYGKMELDKMFIEGDYLLASINFSGDKIISCEAIDHYRINYEIWLFSIFVIFLIIYAGFTGLKAVLSFIFSGLFIWKILLPGFLKGYDPVILSLIVVMILTAIIIFLVGGLNNKGYTAFLGSCAGIIITSILSILFGDLFVIHGAIKPFSETLLYSGFPHLDLTEIFLAGIFLASSGAVMDIAMDISASQHEIFEKNPNISRKELIFSGFRVGRAVVGTMTTTLLLAYSGGFTGLLMVFMAQGTPMTSILNLNYVSAEILHTIVGSFGLVTVAPMTAIMGGFIYVRKNRK
- the rplK gene encoding 50S ribosomal protein L11, coding for MAKKVIGFIKLQLPAGQATPAPPVGPALGQKGVNIMEFCKTFNARTQDKKGDIIPVVITVYADKSFTFIMKTSPASDLIKKAIKLQKGSSVPNMDKVGKITRAQLEEIATKKMEDLNANDLDAAVNIIAGTCRSMGVEVEG
- the nusG gene encoding transcription termination/antitermination factor NusG, producing MAAKWYILHVLTGEELKTKDFLESEAERLGYGEIEEIFVPTEEVVQMRKGKKVKKTKLFYPGYLFVNCELNKTIEHFLINNSKVLNFVGPGNKPQELSKKEVDRMLKRAKAIKGKERVEALYKIGDPVTIVDGPFTDFSGLVSEVNQEKQRLKVLVTIFGRSTPVDLDFLQVKQD
- a CDS encoding alkaline phosphatase; this translates as MGLLISCNQTQTKRPGFGMNLEEVRKEYNGNKAKYIFYFIGDGMGMPQISATERYLAALDGKEGQRKLNITKFPNQTMVTTYAEDRFITGSAAAGTALATGNKTTINTISMDGKREKPLKTIAEIAKSEGKKVGIISSVSIDHATPAAFYAHQPTRKMLYEIGLDMIKADFDFYGGGDVVYPRGKDKSASKGDVYEELKKAGYKITRDKNEFKSLNQNSGKVFAISPTLDADKATRYAMDQNPKDDISLKELTIKAVEMFSGNEKGFFVMVEGGKIDWACHANDAAATIHDVLAFDDAVGVAVDFYNKHPEETLIVIVGDHETGGMTLGFSGRQYDSAFEVLKNQKMSYLAFDESVIQPMKNIDGIAKLNKDQLIEKFWSEIYIQIQNNFSLGTDKLPLNEYEINILKDAFAASMLGEKIAPKSDQTYLLYGGYEPLSIKLTTILNQKAGIGWTSYSHTGVPIPAYAMGCGQELFFGYNDNTDVAKNIIAVMSEQN
- a CDS encoding transporter substrate-binding domain-containing protein — encoded protein: MKLLAVFVLFCSLFLFAAENKVLKMGYRTNEKLPFIEKAPSDEGFYKDFYMEVAKRMGYKLEIIRSSKMRINEGLENGSIDFYPYYSFDNDRVKYSVWVNLWFENQHVAITVSSAKDLNTINDIKGLTQLESLGNANYFEGYDISGVKKNEVPELNVERALKLLELGRGDFYVYEKDILLYYLKKGNLTNFKIHKNLLPKKTYYYAGFSTKSPLFESENNPNYDQSKPLSEENMPIIPKKDSPVHKFQEVIKEMKNDGFTDKLYKKYFGEL